A part of Pectinatus sottacetonis genomic DNA contains:
- the pyrF gene encoding orotidine-5'-phosphate decarboxylase translates to MIDDRLIAALDVGTFNEAKTLIEKLEDSVVFYKVGMELFYAVGPQIIVYLKEKNKKIFLDLKLHDIPNTVAEGLVSLMKLGVDIFNVHTSGGFTMMHKAAVRIHEEAEKMGIIAPKLIGVTVLTSINEADWLGLGMTASIKEQVVRLAKLAQKAGLDGVVASPGEAGLIREVCGNDFMIVTPGVRPAGTAADDQSRIATPAQALRNGASQLVVGRPIYAAADPKEAADNILKEIKDIG, encoded by the coding sequence ATGATTGATGATAGACTCATTGCAGCACTTGACGTGGGAACATTTAATGAAGCAAAGACCTTGATAGAAAAGTTAGAAGATAGCGTAGTCTTTTATAAAGTGGGTATGGAGCTGTTTTATGCTGTTGGACCGCAGATAATTGTCTATTTAAAAGAAAAAAACAAGAAAATATTTCTTGATTTAAAATTGCATGATATACCCAATACGGTAGCAGAAGGTTTGGTTTCACTGATGAAATTGGGTGTGGATATTTTTAATGTGCATACGTCAGGCGGCTTTACTATGATGCATAAAGCAGCCGTCCGTATTCATGAGGAAGCAGAAAAAATGGGAATTATTGCACCCAAGTTGATAGGTGTAACAGTATTGACCAGTATTAATGAAGCAGATTGGCTGGGATTGGGAATGACTGCATCAATAAAAGAACAAGTGGTGCGCTTGGCCAAATTAGCCCAAAAAGCCGGACTTGATGGTGTGGTGGCTTCTCCCGGGGAGGCAGGATTAATACGTGAAGTTTGCGGGAATGATTTTATGATAGTGACACCTGGGGTTCGCCCGGCAGGAACTGCAGCTGATGATCAAAGCCGTATTGCTACACCAGCGCAGGCCTTGAGAAATGGTGCCAGTCAGCTAGTTGTCGGTCGGCCTATCTATGCCGCTGCTGACCCAAAGGAAGCTGCTGACAATATATTGAAGGAAATTAAAGATATAGGATAA
- a CDS encoding Maf family protein, giving the protein MIILASGSPRRRELLEQIDCKFCCETAHVEEVKAGLPEKVVLKNSLIKAQDIAVKHKDALIIGADTIVAVNGVIYGKPQDEDDAFRMIRTLAGKKHLVYTGLSLVCNGKMWQDFVVTEVSMADMTDMEIKSYIKTGEPMDKAGAYAVQGKSAVFIKAINGSYSNVVGLPLHKLYELSQQAGFSLM; this is encoded by the coding sequence ATGATTATATTAGCTTCAGGTTCACCACGCCGTAGGGAATTGTTAGAGCAGATAGACTGCAAATTCTGCTGTGAAACAGCGCATGTTGAAGAAGTAAAAGCAGGACTACCTGAAAAGGTAGTCCTGAAGAACTCTTTAATAAAGGCACAGGATATAGCAGTCAAGCACAAAGATGCGCTGATAATAGGAGCAGATACTATTGTAGCAGTCAATGGTGTTATTTATGGCAAACCGCAGGATGAAGATGATGCTTTTAGGATGATTAGAACATTAGCAGGAAAAAAGCATCTTGTTTATACGGGACTGTCCTTGGTCTGTAATGGTAAAATGTGGCAGGATTTTGTTGTTACTGAAGTAAGTATGGCAGATATGACTGATATGGAAATAAAATCATACATTAAGACAGGTGAGCCGATGGATAAGGCTGGGGCCTACGCGGTACAAGGTAAGAGTGCGGTTTTTATAAAAGCGATAAATGGATCTTATTCTAATGTAGTGGGATTACCATTGCATAAATTGTATGAACTGAGCCAGCAGGCGGGATTTTCTTTGATGTAA